A single region of the Triticum dicoccoides isolate Atlit2015 ecotype Zavitan chromosome 2B, WEW_v2.0, whole genome shotgun sequence genome encodes:
- the LOC119365724 gene encoding pectinesterase inhibitor 8-like — MRPSTMARALAAAAAILAAVVCVGATPETTCRAAAGSDRRVDYHFCVSRLSQHHDSPDADTWGLAKVAADVGVLMAGNGAYDIKAMLAGKKEQPAAARGPLEQCEALYDRMGSAFAEAYDGIDRRDYATGKEKAGEAASLARRCAAAFARAGVAIPSRLAKQSADSAQMAIVCTAVTNLIK, encoded by the coding sequence ATGAGGCCATCTACTATGGCTCGAGCCCTCGCGGCCGCGGCTGCCATCCTCGCCGCCGTGGTCTGCGTCGGCGCGACCCCGGAGACGACGTGCAGGGCGGCGGCGGGCAGCGACAGGCGCGTGGACTACCACTTCTGCGTGTCCAGGCTGAGCCAGCACCACGACAGCCCCGACGCCGATACGTGGGGGCTGGCCAAGGTGGCCGCCGACGTCGGCGTCCTCATGGCCGGCAACGGCGCCTACGACATCAAGGCCATGCTCGCCGGAAAAAAGGAGCAGCCAGCGGCGGCACGCGGGCCGCTGGAGCAGTGCGAGGCGCTGTACGACAGGATGGGCTCCGCGTTCGCCGAGGCGTACGACGGGATTGACAGGCGCGACTACGCGACGGGCAAGGAGAAGGCGGGCGAGGCTGCGTCCCTCGCGCGCCGgtgcgccgccgccttcgcccgggCCGGCGTCGCTATCCCGTCGCGGCTGGCGAAGCAGAGCGCCGACTCGGCGCAGATGGCCATCGTCTGCACCGCCGTTACCAACCTCATCAAGTGA